A stretch of the Tannerella serpentiformis genome encodes the following:
- a CDS encoding radical SAM-associated putative lipoprotein codes for MKKLNRKLIRGTNWALAGLLSLLGFTGCGKDNNGDGEISVEYGVPSANFKVLGRVTNEQGQPLGGMRVVASEVTTIWGKGPEQCYSGLLRDTVYTASDGSFVREYSLFPADSVYIHMKIEDTTEPSVYDSDSIAVGFAKGDLKGADGSWFLGAAEKVIDVKLKLKKKS; via the coding sequence ATGAAGAAGCTGAATCGCAAATTGATCCGCGGCACCAACTGGGCGCTGGCGGGGCTGCTGTCGCTGCTGGGATTCACCGGATGCGGCAAAGACAACAACGGAGACGGAGAGATCAGTGTAGAATACGGAGTCCCGAGCGCCAACTTCAAGGTGCTGGGGCGTGTGACGAACGAGCAGGGACAGCCGCTGGGAGGTATGCGTGTCGTGGCGTCGGAGGTGACGACGATTTGGGGCAAAGGCCCCGAACAATGTTACTCCGGCCTCCTGCGTGACACGGTCTACACCGCGTCAGACGGCTCATTCGTTCGGGAGTACAGCCTCTTCCCCGCGGATTCGGTCTACATCCATATGAAGATTGAAGACACGACTGAACCGTCCGTTTACGACTCGGACAGCATCGCTGTCGGCTTTGCCAAGGGCGACCTGAAGGGTGCCGACGGGAGCTGGTTCTTGGGCGCGGCCGAGAAGGTGATCGACGTGAAGCTGAAGTTAAAGAAGAAATCATAG
- a CDS encoding alanine/glycine:cation symporter family protein: MNALDYVKQFNGFLWNDFLMYVLLAVGIFYTIYLGFPQIRHFGLMFKYAFGPAFKRRKKRDKHAKQDEAHKVNSFQALATAVAAQVGTGNIGGVATAIATGGVGAIFWMWVSSLLGMGTIFSEATLAQKYREVKDDGVSGGPAYYISKGLKCHPLAVFFALAIILALGCVGNMVQANSISIAIVNSLGTGPDTMAYLPYLIGVALALLVGVVIMGGQKRITAIAELVVPFMALIYILGSLVVLFLYIGDVPHMFQSVVSEAFSTKAAAGGAAGTVMKYAIRYGVARGLFSNEAGMGSTPHAHAMAHVKDPAIQGFVAMAGVFVDTILICSSTAFVIMLTGAYQGTDLKSVAITQEAFNRAFGSGGVTFLAIALFFFAFTTIMGWYMFGEMNVRYLFGKYGVLPFRLIVCGCIFCGCIFAADLVWELADTFNGLMAIPNLIAIVCLAPQVRKMYTHFLQRRRSGEL; this comes from the coding sequence ATGAACGCATTAGACTACGTAAAGCAATTCAACGGGTTCCTCTGGAACGATTTCCTGATGTACGTCCTCCTGGCCGTCGGCATCTTCTACACCATCTACCTCGGATTCCCGCAGATCCGACACTTCGGACTCATGTTTAAGTACGCCTTCGGGCCAGCCTTCAAGCGACGCAAGAAGCGCGACAAGCACGCTAAGCAGGACGAGGCCCACAAGGTCAACTCCTTCCAAGCCCTGGCCACAGCCGTGGCCGCACAGGTGGGCACGGGCAACATTGGCGGCGTAGCTACGGCCATCGCCACCGGTGGTGTGGGCGCCATCTTCTGGATGTGGGTGTCCTCGCTGCTGGGCATGGGAACGATCTTCTCCGAGGCCACACTGGCGCAGAAGTACCGCGAGGTGAAGGATGACGGCGTCTCCGGTGGGCCCGCATACTACATCTCCAAAGGCCTCAAATGCCACCCACTGGCCGTCTTCTTCGCCCTGGCCATCATCCTCGCCCTTGGTTGCGTGGGTAATATGGTGCAGGCCAACTCCATCTCGATCGCCATCGTCAACTCCCTCGGCACCGGGCCGGACACCATGGCCTACCTGCCCTACCTCATAGGTGTCGCGTTGGCGCTGCTCGTGGGCGTGGTCATCATGGGCGGACAGAAGCGCATCACAGCCATCGCCGAGCTCGTTGTCCCCTTCATGGCGCTGATCTACATCCTCGGCTCGCTCGTCGTGCTCTTCCTTTATATCGGCGACGTGCCCCACATGTTCCAAAGCGTCGTCAGCGAGGCCTTCTCCACGAAAGCCGCGGCGGGCGGTGCAGCCGGTACGGTGATGAAATACGCCATCCGCTACGGCGTAGCGCGCGGCCTCTTCTCCAACGAGGCCGGTATGGGCTCCACGCCGCATGCCCACGCCATGGCGCACGTCAAGGACCCCGCCATTCAGGGCTTCGTGGCCATGGCCGGCGTCTTTGTCGACACGATCCTGATCTGTAGCTCCACGGCCTTCGTTATCATGCTCACCGGCGCTTATCAGGGCACCGACCTCAAGTCCGTAGCCATCACGCAAGAGGCCTTCAACCGCGCCTTCGGCTCCGGCGGCGTCACCTTCCTGGCCATCGCCCTCTTCTTTTTCGCCTTCACCACCATCATGGGCTGGTACATGTTCGGCGAGATGAACGTGCGCTACCTCTTTGGCAAATACGGCGTCCTGCCCTTCCGTCTGATCGTCTGCGGCTGCATCTTCTGCGGCTGCATCTTCGCCGCCGACCTTGTCTGGGAGCTAGCCGACACCTTCAACGGCCTCATGGCCATCCCCAACCTCATCGCCATCGTCTGTCTTGCCCCACAGGTGCGCAAGATGTACACTCACTTCTTGCAGCGCCGCCGTTCAGGCGAGCTCTGA
- a CDS encoding TIGR04133 family radical SAM/SPASM protein: protein MNDIKINLKKRLALETFRRLHRNRVKLHELRTLFWECTLRCNVACRHCGSDCRVSSLMPDMPMADFLRVVDEIRPHVNPHKVLIIFTGGEALVRPDIEACGRELYRREFPWGIVSNGLLFAERLPGLLAAGMRSATISLDGFEDDHNWMRGHRNSFRAATASIRGLAQTTDVNWDVVTCANRRNFDDLPRFKRYLIDLGVRHWRIFTVFPVGRAAHVPELQLTDEQFVRLMRFLRETRREGQIDVSYGCEGFLGGYEMDVRDHFYECSAGVSTASVLADGSISGCPSIRADYYQGNIYRDRFMDVWENRFRPYRDRQWARQGECADCQLFRYCEGNGMHLHGSDGQLLVCHHRRIERGLAAEK, encoded by the coding sequence ATGAACGACATCAAGATCAACCTCAAGAAACGGCTCGCGCTCGAGACCTTCCGCCGCCTGCACCGCAACCGCGTCAAGCTGCACGAGCTCCGCACGCTCTTCTGGGAGTGCACGCTGCGCTGCAACGTGGCCTGCCGGCACTGCGGCAGCGATTGTCGCGTCTCGTCCCTCATGCCCGACATGCCGATGGCCGACTTCCTCCGCGTGGTGGACGAGATCCGGCCGCACGTCAATCCGCACAAGGTGCTCATCATCTTCACCGGTGGCGAGGCGCTCGTGCGCCCGGACATTGAGGCTTGTGGCCGCGAGCTTTACCGCCGCGAATTTCCCTGGGGCATCGTCTCCAACGGACTGCTTTTCGCCGAGCGGTTGCCGGGATTGCTGGCTGCCGGCATGCGGTCGGCCACCATCAGCCTGGACGGCTTTGAGGACGATCACAACTGGATGCGTGGCCACCGCAACAGCTTCCGCGCAGCCACGGCTTCCATTCGCGGCCTAGCGCAGACGACGGACGTCAATTGGGACGTCGTCACCTGCGCCAACCGCCGCAACTTCGACGACTTGCCTCGCTTCAAGCGCTACCTCATCGACCTCGGCGTTCGCCACTGGCGCATCTTCACCGTCTTCCCCGTTGGCCGCGCGGCGCATGTGCCCGAATTGCAGCTCACCGACGAGCAGTTCGTCCGCCTCATGCGCTTCCTCCGTGAGACGCGCCGCGAGGGCCAGATCGACGTCTCTTACGGCTGCGAGGGCTTCTTAGGCGGCTACGAGATGGACGTCCGCGACCACTTCTACGAGTGCTCGGCTGGCGTCTCCACCGCCTCCGTCCTGGCCGACGGCTCCATCTCGGGTTGTCCCAGCATCCGGGCCGACTATTACCAGGGCAACATCTATCGCGACCGCTTCATGGACGTCTGGGAGAACCGTTTCCGGCCCTACCGCGATCGCCAGTGGGCGCGTCAGGGCGAGTGCGCCGACTGCCAACTGTTTCGTTACTGCGAGGGCAACGGCATGCACCTCCACGGCTCCGATGGGCAGTTGCTCGTGTGCCATCATCGGCGTATCGAGCGGGGGTTAGCGGCGGAAAAATGA
- a CDS encoding DUF4783 domain-containing protein, with amino-acid sequence MRKLKTMILALFTAWGVYAADITPITEAMKSGNTGALSGSMYTEADVSVPGVSQRASAAEAAAILGRFFQGNPPTGFTVVHQADKNGGGFVVGKLQTASREYRVNITYVLKDGRALMQTIRIE; translated from the coding sequence ATGAGAAAATTGAAGACAATGATCCTGGCGCTGTTTACGGCCTGGGGAGTGTATGCGGCCGACATCACGCCCATCACGGAGGCGATGAAGAGCGGCAACACGGGCGCCCTGTCGGGATCGATGTACACGGAGGCCGACGTGTCCGTGCCTGGCGTCTCGCAGCGGGCGAGCGCGGCGGAGGCGGCAGCCATCCTCGGCCGATTCTTTCAGGGTAACCCGCCGACGGGCTTCACCGTCGTCCATCAGGCCGATAAGAACGGCGGCGGATTTGTGGTCGGCAAGTTGCAGACCGCCAGCCGCGAGTATCGCGTGAATATCACCTACGTCCTCAAGGACGGACGGGCGCTTATGCAAACGATTCGCATCGAGTAA
- a CDS encoding radical SAM-associated putative lipoprotein, whose amino-acid sequence MKKLNRKLIRGTNWALAGLLSLLGFSGCDKIFQMEYGSPSADFKVTGRVTDEEGRPLSGVRIVAPNVDGKWGKQSDPSPHDTTYTDPDGKYTYRYNAGWAPDSLYVKLKYEDPTARPAYDSDSVTVGFAKGDLKGGDNRWFEGAAEKEVNVTLKRKKR is encoded by the coding sequence ATGAAGAAGCTGAATCGCAAATTGATCCGCGGCACCAACTGGGCGCTGGCGGGGCTGCTGTCGCTGCTGGGATTCTCCGGTTGCGACAAAATATTTCAGATGGAATACGGATCCCCGAGCGCCGACTTTAAGGTGACGGGACGCGTGACCGACGAGGAGGGCCGACCGCTCTCCGGGGTGCGCATCGTAGCGCCGAACGTGGACGGGAAGTGGGGTAAGCAGAGCGACCCCTCGCCTCACGACACGACCTACACCGATCCGGACGGGAAGTACACGTACCGCTACAACGCAGGATGGGCACCGGATTCTCTGTATGTCAAACTGAAGTATGAGGATCCCACCGCGCGTCCCGCCTATGACTCGGACAGCGTCACGGTCGGCTTTGCCAAGGGCGACCTGAAGGGCGGTGACAATCGCTGGTTTGAAGGCGCGGCGGAAAAGGAGGTCAACGTCACGCTCAAGCGTAAGAAGAGATGA
- a CDS encoding helix-turn-helix domain-containing protein, with product MKAIQELSMETGEMQVVLSALRRVRERIREVSETHRPLFSGEHFLTGKEVCEQLYISPRTLQDYRDRKIIPYTQFAGKILYKASDLARILEENYKGGGKR from the coding sequence ATGAAAGCAATTCAAGAATTGAGTATGGAAACGGGTGAGATGCAGGTGGTCCTCTCCGCCTTGCGACGCGTCAGGGAACGGATTCGAGAAGTGTCTGAGACGCACCGGCCGCTTTTCAGCGGTGAGCACTTTCTCACAGGCAAGGAGGTTTGCGAACAGCTTTATATCAGCCCCCGCACCTTGCAGGATTATCGCGATCGAAAGATCATCCCCTACACACAGTTTGCCGGCAAGATCCTCTACAAGGCCTCAGACTTAGCAAGGATCCTGGAGGAGAATTACAAGGGAGGCGGGAAACGGTAA
- a CDS encoding plasmid mobilization protein encodes MKKHNKKEDKKPNKTAFIRVRCTAEEKERIRSRAANAGRKYSDYCREMLLGGSVVAVPPMSENEREALAILRQTALFYARISNLIKVKDASWVDATKALATYAKIAFKRFFSPCYRVDEEVFKRLNIERHDCNM; translated from the coding sequence ATGAAAAAGCACAACAAAAAGGAAGACAAGAAGCCGAACAAGACGGCCTTTATTAGGGTCCGATGTACGGCCGAGGAGAAGGAACGGATCCGTTCGAGGGCCGCGAACGCGGGGCGGAAATACTCCGACTATTGCCGCGAGATGTTGCTCGGCGGATCCGTCGTCGCCGTGCCCCCGATGAGCGAAAACGAGAGGGAGGCCCTCGCCATCCTCCGTCAGACGGCGCTGTTCTACGCGCGCATCTCCAACCTGATCAAGGTCAAGGATGCCTCCTGGGTGGACGCCACGAAGGCGCTTGCCACCTATGCCAAGATTGCGTTTAAGCGGTTCTTCAGCCCCTGCTATCGGGTCGACGAAGAGGTGTTTAAGCGCTTAAATATCGAGCGGCATGATTGCAATATGTAA
- a CDS encoding DUF3408 domain-containing protein: MKEKNTNKEEATFLDAYLGETQPQRAEPSEQSVHAERASTPKRISAKMRRGTLEAYKQTFLVPAKLTDRRAVYLSRETQERADLVVRRLGDRGANLSSFVERIVRAHLEDYAEEIEEWRKL; encoded by the coding sequence ATGAAAGAGAAAAACACCAACAAAGAGGAAGCAACATTTCTCGATGCCTATTTAGGAGAAACGCAACCACAGCGTGCAGAGCCATCCGAACAATCCGTGCATGCCGAGCGTGCTTCCACACCGAAACGCATCAGCGCCAAAATGAGGCGGGGGACGCTGGAGGCTTACAAGCAGACCTTCCTCGTCCCTGCCAAACTGACAGATCGGCGGGCGGTCTATCTCAGCCGGGAGACGCAGGAGCGCGCCGACCTTGTTGTCCGTCGCTTGGGCGATCGGGGCGCCAACCTGTCGAGCTTCGTGGAGCGCATCGTGCGCGCCCATTTGGAGGACTACGCCGAGGAGATCGAAGAGTGGCGCAAACTGTAA
- a CDS encoding toprim domain-containing protein, whose protein sequence is MKEEDLSAIKRYPITAYLESLGIAPVRRLANYAMYRSPLRDDRHPSFKVDTEKNLWLDYAEGRGGSIIDLCMRLEECTLPEAIRRLGQMVFGRTTNDYPRTESYSHAAESVSSCRKQISISDDLPPHLQDYLTKVRCIDLGRAQPFLRCVRYEVQGRTYKVIGFANASGGYELRGAGPFKGTLAPKDITPVFPDGRHPVCVFEGFMDFLSFLSMKERVGSHCLVMNSVANVGRCIRYLREQRITAIRAFLDNDEAGRRTLSAFIEAGFQVEDMSVHYRGCKDLNEFHVSRVRCQQEGREQAPHTTKPSHTIKLKRR, encoded by the coding sequence ATGAAAGAAGAAGACTTATCGGCCATCAAGCGGTACCCTATCACGGCGTACTTGGAAAGTCTGGGCATCGCGCCTGTCCGACGGTTGGCGAACTACGCGATGTACCGCTCGCCGCTGCGGGATGATCGTCACCCGAGCTTCAAGGTGGACACCGAAAAGAACCTGTGGCTCGACTATGCCGAGGGCCGCGGCGGGAGCATCATCGATCTCTGTATGCGGCTGGAGGAGTGCACCCTCCCGGAGGCCATACGCCGTTTGGGGCAGATGGTTTTCGGTCGCACGACGAACGACTATCCACGGACGGAATCCTACAGCCATGCCGCCGAGAGCGTGTCCAGTTGCAGAAAGCAGATCAGCATATCGGACGACCTTCCGCCACATTTGCAGGACTACCTGACAAAAGTGCGGTGTATCGACCTCGGCCGGGCTCAGCCCTTCCTTCGATGCGTCCGCTACGAAGTGCAGGGGCGGACGTACAAAGTCATCGGCTTTGCCAACGCCTCGGGCGGCTACGAACTGCGGGGCGCCGGGCCGTTCAAGGGGACGCTGGCGCCGAAAGACATCACGCCGGTCTTCCCCGATGGGCGGCATCCGGTCTGCGTCTTCGAGGGCTTCATGGATTTCCTCTCCTTCCTTTCAATGAAAGAGAGGGTCGGCAGCCATTGCCTCGTGATGAACTCCGTGGCGAATGTCGGGCGGTGTATCCGTTACCTGCGCGAGCAGCGCATCACCGCCATCCGTGCCTTCCTCGATAACGACGAGGCCGGAAGGCGAACCCTGAGTGCATTCATCGAAGCCGGGTTCCAGGTGGAAGACATGTCCGTGCACTACCGAGGATGTAAGGATCTCAACGAGTTTCATGTCAGCCGCGTCCGTTGCCAGCAGGAGGGGCGGGAACAGGCGCCACACACAACCAAACCATCCCACACCATCAAACTGAAAAGGAGATAA
- a CDS encoding helix-turn-helix domain-containing protein produces MKYLVITEADWLCLRNEVLSLAECYLKAFGEPSKHTDWLHNGDVCRLLGISKRTLQHYRDTNVLPFAQIGHKCYYKREDVERLLCVKSDKTTNTTKR; encoded by the coding sequence ATGAAGTACTTAGTTATTACGGAGGCCGATTGGCTCTGCCTGCGGAACGAGGTGCTGAGCCTTGCGGAATGTTACCTGAAGGCTTTCGGAGAACCATCTAAACACACGGATTGGTTGCATAACGGAGACGTTTGCCGACTGCTCGGCATCAGCAAACGCACTCTGCAACATTACCGGGATACGAACGTGCTACCTTTTGCGCAGATCGGGCATAAGTGCTATTACAAGCGGGAGGACGTGGAGCGACTACTCTGCGTAAAGTCTGACAAAACGACAAACACGACGAAGCGATGA
- a CDS encoding radical SAM-associated putative lipoprotein: MKKLSRKLIRGTNWALAGILSLLGFSGCGEIFQLEYGSPNADFKVTGYVTDEQGRPLSGVRIVAPNVDGKWGRQDYPSPHDTTYTGPDGKYTYRYNSVGASDSLYIKLRYEDPTARPAYKSDSVTVGFAKGDLKGGDRGWYLGAAEKEVNVTLKRKYK, translated from the coding sequence ATGAAGAAGCTGAGTCGCAAATTGATCCGCGGCACCAACTGGGCGCTGGCGGGCATCTTGTCGTTGTTAGGATTCTCCGGCTGTGGCGAGATATTTCAGTTGGAATACGGATCGCCGAATGCCGACTTTAAGGTGACGGGCTATGTGACAGACGAGCAGGGCCGACCACTCTCTGGGGTACGTATCGTAGCGCCGAATGTGGACGGGAAATGGGGCAGGCAGGACTATCCCTCTCCTCACGACACGACGTACACCGGTCCGGACGGGAAGTACACGTATCGTTACAATTCAGTAGGGGCATCGGATTCGTTGTACATTAAACTGAGGTATGAGGATCCTACAGCGCGCCCCGCTTACAAGTCGGATAGCGTCACCGTCGGCTTTGCCAAGGGCGACTTGAAGGGCGGCGACCGAGGCTGGTATTTAGGCGCGGCTGAAAAGGAGGTCAACGTTACGCTGAAGCGGAAGTACAAGTAG
- a CDS encoding VapE domain-containing protein gives MPEYTACLDAGDAHHTFTPENSSKPTMKKQADKSKINTSKTPNSGGRSSKNGEIETYLSQHYVFRYNTVWGRAEYRGREDSRFVKVGRYEINTLRRELDSEAGIMTSPDNLYSIIESSFSPRINPIQEYFKALPSAALDAPNAHAIHELADCVVVRNPEKWLPYLTKWLVAVVANAMDDHACRNHTCLVLTGEQGRFKTTFLDLLCPPKLHDYSYTGKIYPQEKDTLTYVGQNLIINIDDQLKALNKRDENELKNLITCPMVKYRMPYDKHVEEHPHMASFVASVNGNDFLTDPTGSRRFLPFEALSIDIDRARNVSMDAVYAEAKWLLQSGYRYWFNDEEIAELYRESEAFQVQTAEMELLLRCFELPTTDSDCSYLTTTEILTYLGAYTRQPLTAKRMGEALKRVGYIKVSRRRNGGSPLYVYKVRKILPCPLLRSCSSDM, from the coding sequence ATGCCGGAATACACTGCATGCTTGGATGCCGGGGATGCTCATCACACCTTCACCCCCGAGAACTCATCCAAACCAACCATGAAGAAACAGGCAGATAAAAGCAAGATAAACACCAGCAAAACACCGAACAGTGGCGGACGCTCATCCAAGAACGGGGAGATCGAGACTTACCTCTCTCAGCATTACGTATTCCGATACAACACCGTTTGGGGACGGGCGGAATATCGCGGCCGGGAGGACAGCCGATTCGTGAAGGTCGGCCGCTATGAGATCAACACGCTGCGCCGCGAACTCGATAGCGAAGCCGGGATCATGACCTCCCCGGATAACCTCTACTCGATCATCGAAAGCAGTTTTTCTCCGCGCATCAATCCCATACAGGAATATTTCAAAGCCTTACCCAGCGCTGCATTGGATGCCCCAAATGCACACGCCATCCATGAATTGGCCGACTGCGTCGTCGTCCGTAACCCGGAGAAATGGCTGCCGTACCTAACAAAATGGCTTGTGGCTGTAGTAGCCAATGCGATGGACGACCACGCGTGCCGTAACCACACCTGCCTAGTCTTAACCGGCGAACAGGGACGATTCAAAACAACATTTCTCGACCTGCTTTGCCCGCCTAAGCTGCACGATTACAGCTATACCGGCAAGATCTATCCACAGGAAAAAGACACGCTGACCTACGTCGGGCAGAACCTCATCATCAACATCGACGACCAGCTCAAGGCGCTCAACAAGCGGGACGAAAACGAACTGAAGAACCTAATCACCTGTCCGATGGTCAAGTACCGTATGCCTTACGATAAGCACGTGGAGGAGCACCCCCACATGGCGAGCTTCGTGGCCTCGGTGAACGGTAACGACTTCCTCACCGACCCCACTGGAAGCAGGCGCTTTCTACCCTTCGAGGCACTTTCCATCGACATCGATCGGGCAAGGAACGTCTCGATGGACGCCGTCTATGCGGAGGCGAAATGGTTGCTGCAATCGGGCTATCGGTATTGGTTCAACGACGAGGAGATCGCGGAGCTGTACCGCGAAAGCGAGGCGTTCCAAGTGCAGACCGCGGAGATGGAGCTCCTGTTGCGCTGCTTCGAGCTGCCAACCACCGACAGCGATTGCTCCTACCTGACGACGACCGAAATCCTGACTTACCTCGGCGCCTACACGCGCCAGCCGCTCACGGCCAAACGCATGGGCGAGGCGCTGAAAAGGGTTGGATACATCAAGGTCAGCCGGCGGCGAAACGGCGGCAGCCCGCTGTATGTCTACAAAGTCCGAAAGATCCTACCCTGCCCCCTCCTTCGATCCTGTAGTAGTGACATGTAG
- a CDS encoding radical SAM-associated putative lipoprotein, with product MKKLNRKLIHGTNWALAGLLSLLGFSSCGNQVEEYGTPHADFKVTGRVTDEAGEPLSGIRVVPTNPKDHYPSPHDTVYSSPDGSYKYRYNAGFAPDSLYLKLKFEDPAARSAYESDSITVGFAKGDLKGGDNHWFKGEATKEVDVKLKAKKKS from the coding sequence ATGAAGAAGCTGAATCGCAAATTGATCCACGGAACCAACTGGGCACTGGCGGGACTGTTGTCACTGCTGGGATTCTCCAGCTGTGGCAATCAGGTGGAGGAGTATGGTACTCCGCATGCTGATTTTAAGGTGACGGGGCGTGTGACCGACGAAGCGGGGGAGCCGCTCTCCGGGATCCGCGTCGTGCCGACCAACCCGAAAGACCACTATCCGAGCCCGCACGACACCGTCTATAGCTCTCCCGACGGGAGCTACAAATACCGCTACAACGCCGGTTTTGCGCCCGATTCGTTGTACCTCAAGCTGAAGTTTGAAGACCCCGCGGCGCGATCGGCCTATGAGTCGGACAGCATCACCGTCGGCTTTGCCAAGGGCGACCTGAAGGGCGGCGACAACCACTGGTTCAAAGGCGAGGCAACGAAGGAGGTCGACGTGAAGCTGAAAGCAAAGAAGAAATCATAG
- the fmt gene encoding methionyl-tRNA formyltransferase, translated as MDKQNLRILFMGTPDFAVASLKALVEGGYCVVGVVTMPDKPMGRHGSMLQASPVKQYAAAHGLRVLQPERLSDPAFVDELRKLRADLQIVVAFRMLPRVVWEMPRLGTFNLHASLLPQYRGAAPINWAVIHGDKETGVTTFFLRHEIDTGRIILQRRVPIAETDDAGTVHDRLMAIGAALVVETVDRIIDHDGHVETTEQESLTTDTAPLRDAPKIFRDTCHIEWCQPTERVYNFIRGLAPYPAAWTEILSADGRRMALKVFRSERIAEPHALSPGAIRTDGRRHLDVATEDGFLRLLDVQPAGKRRMTADQFLNGTDVSACCMA; from the coding sequence ATGGATAAACAGAATCTGAGAATTCTATTCATGGGGACGCCCGACTTTGCCGTGGCTTCCCTCAAGGCCTTGGTAGAAGGCGGGTACTGCGTCGTGGGCGTGGTGACGATGCCCGATAAACCCATGGGCCGGCATGGCAGTATGCTGCAAGCATCGCCCGTCAAGCAATACGCTGCTGCGCACGGCCTACGCGTGCTGCAACCCGAACGCCTCTCTGACCCCGCCTTCGTCGACGAACTCCGCAAGCTCCGCGCCGATCTGCAAATCGTCGTTGCCTTCCGCATGCTGCCGCGCGTTGTTTGGGAAATGCCACGCTTGGGCACGTTCAATCTGCACGCCTCTCTGCTGCCACAGTACCGCGGCGCGGCGCCGATCAACTGGGCCGTTATCCATGGCGACAAGGAAACAGGCGTCACCACCTTCTTCCTCCGCCATGAGATCGACACGGGGCGCATCATCCTGCAACGCCGCGTGCCCATCGCCGAGACTGACGACGCGGGCACGGTGCACGACCGACTGATGGCTATCGGTGCCGCATTGGTTGTCGAGACCGTAGACCGAATCATCGACCATGATGGACATGTGGAGACGACGGAGCAGGAGTCGCTCACGACCGACACCGCCCCGCTGCGCGACGCCCCGAAGATCTTCCGCGATACGTGCCACATCGAATGGTGTCAGCCCACCGAACGCGTCTACAACTTCATTCGCGGCTTGGCTCCCTATCCCGCGGCCTGGACCGAGATCCTCTCGGCCGACGGACGGCGGATGGCGCTCAAAGTGTTCCGCAGCGAGCGCATCGCCGAGCCACACGCACTCTCGCCCGGAGCGATCCGCACCGATGGCCGACGCCACCTCGACGTGGCCACCGAGGACGGCTTCCTCCGACTCCTCGACGTGCAGCCCGCCGGCAAACGCCGCATGACGGCCGACCAGTTTCTCAACGGCACCGACGTCTCCGCCTGCTGCATGGCGTAA